In Vulpes lagopus strain Blue_001 chromosome 1, ASM1834538v1, whole genome shotgun sequence, a genomic segment contains:
- the LOC121484049 gene encoding protein BRAWNIN-like, producing the protein MPAGVSWATFLKTFAASLLTMCAEAKGVQRYHRLDLTILEIPPKPGEFKMKLLGMKKTHHEPQISRQ; encoded by the coding sequence ATGCCTGCAGGTGTGTCTTGGGCCACCTTCCTGAAAACGTTTGCTGCTAGCCTCCTGACCATGTGTGCCGAGGCCAAAGGGGTGCAGAGGTACCATAGGCTGGACCTGACAATACTTGAAATTCCACCAAAGCCCGGAGAATTCAAAATGAAGCTTTTGGGAATGAAAAAGACACACCATGAACCACAAATTTCTCGGCAATAG